The following proteins come from a genomic window of Deltaproteobacteria bacterium:
- the phnD gene encoding phosphate/phosphite/phosphonate ABC transporter substrate-binding protein, with protein MRKTILTFLALAVLLALYLPCQAGQCTNRGTLDVMYCDEDKDLVADWAQAGDCKNPDTLVFTYTPVEDPAVYKDAFEDFQKYLEKATGKKVIYYTVQSNAAEVEAMRSGRLHVAGFSTGPTGFAVNLAGYVPIAVKGYADGFQGYNLIMVVKKDSPIQSMADLKGKKVAHTSASSNSGNLAPRALFPKLGLVPDEDYTVVYSGKHDQSVLGVAHGDYDAAPVASDVYERMVRAGRVDKDALRIIYTSPKFPTSSFGLSNQLCPDLAQKIIGAFYTYRFPAKMQETFGGADRFYPVTYMADWQVIREIAEAVGESYNAEGLKEMAEKEAASKKK; from the coding sequence ATGCGCAAGACGATTTTGACCTTTCTGGCCCTGGCCGTTCTTTTGGCCCTGTATCTGCCCTGCCAAGCCGGACAGTGCACGAACCGCGGGACCCTGGACGTCATGTACTGCGACGAGGACAAGGACCTGGTGGCCGACTGGGCCCAGGCCGGGGACTGCAAGAACCCTGATACCCTGGTCTTCACCTACACCCCGGTGGAAGATCCGGCCGTGTACAAGGACGCCTTTGAGGATTTTCAGAAATATCTGGAAAAAGCCACGGGCAAGAAGGTCATCTATTATACGGTCCAGTCCAACGCGGCCGAGGTTGAGGCCATGCGTTCCGGTCGCCTCCATGTGGCCGGGTTCTCCACCGGCCCCACAGGGTTTGCCGTCAACCTGGCCGGGTACGTGCCCATCGCTGTGAAGGGCTACGCCGACGGCTTCCAGGGGTACAACCTGATCATGGTCGTCAAGAAGGATAGCCCCATCCAGTCCATGGCCGATTTGAAGGGCAAGAAGGTGGCCCACACCTCGGCCTCGTCCAACTCGGGAAACCTGGCCCCCCGGGCATTGTTCCCCAAATTGGGCCTCGTTCCTGACGAGGACTACACCGTGGTCTACTCGGGCAAACACGACCAGTCCGTCCTGGGCGTGGCCCACGGCGATTACGACGCCGCTCCGGTGGCCTCGGACGTGTACGAGCGCATGGTCCGGGCCGGGCGGGTGGACAAGGACGCTCTGCGGATCATCTACACCAGCCCCAAGTTCCCGACCTCGTCCTTCGGTCTTTCCAACCAGCTGTGCCCGGATCTGGCCCAGAAGATCATCGGGGCCTTCTACACCTACCGGTTCCCGGCCAAGATGCAGGAGACCTTTGGCGGGGCCGACCGCTTCTATCCCGTGACCTACATGGCCGACTGGCAGGTCATCCGGGAGATCGCCGAGGCGGTGGGCGAGAGCTACAACGCCGAAGGCCTGAAGGAGATGGCCGAAAAGGAAGCGGCCTCCAAGAAGAAGTAG